Proteins found in one Maridesulfovibrio sp. genomic segment:
- the ileS gene encoding isoleucine--tRNA ligase — protein MSDYKKTLCLPKTKFPMKANLKQREPEMLKRWEEMSVYDKMVEANADADKYVLHDGPPYANGHIHMGTAMNKVLKDIIVKSRNLQGMKAEYVPGWDCHGLPIEHKVEQELKKKKKELPTTVIRKLCREYAEKFVGIQRKEFKRLGVLGNWEDPYLTMKPEYEAATARELGRFMEKGSVIRGKKPIHWCCDCRTALAEAEVEYEDHTSPSIYVRFPLNDEKVLKAFPEDAAAKMDLARTYVCIWTTTPWTIPDNMAVAVHPEFEYVVAEVNGDFYVLAERLLPVCAESFGWESWNVLGSVEGAKLEGLVAKHPIYDRKSPIVLADYVTLDSGTGCVHTAPGHGREDFETGLRYGLEVYSPMNNSGVFLKDVEHFAGLNVFEANPKVIEKLQEVGNLLAQEEISHSYPHCWRCKEPVIFRATTQWFIGMEENDLRGKALKAIKDDVDWIPAWGENRIYSMVENRPDWCISRQRNWGVPIIALICQDCDEVYNDPEWVFSIVDEFEKHEHGCDYWFEKSIEEIAPEGLKCPKCGGNHWAKEDDILDVWFDSGTSYAAVVEKRKEHRFPADLYLEGSDQHRGWFHSSLLASVGTRGVPPYKTVLTHGYVVDKNGRKMSKSIGNVIAPQEIIDQHGAEILRMWVSAVNYQEDVRISDEILSRMVDTYRRVRNTCRYILGNLNGFNPETDAVAPADMLPVDHFALDLVTRQHEVMQKAYTNFEFHKVYHTLHNLCTTELSSFYLDIIKDRLYVSGEKSLERRSAQTVLWQTMLMLLKDMAPILSFTAEEAYSHMPEEIKGNAETVFAIRPELLKAEIDDAERKRWELLMDVRTEVTKAIEPLRREKVIGHSLDTNITLFANEEIAKALEGIERREFFIVSGVEIAPLADAPEDAVKPEELEGLAVKVEKAQGEKCSRCWRYDTLGSNAEHPELCPRCTKVLAG, from the coding sequence CTGTGTCTGCCCAAGACCAAATTTCCCATGAAAGCCAACCTCAAACAGCGTGAGCCTGAAATGCTCAAACGCTGGGAGGAAATGTCCGTATACGACAAGATGGTCGAAGCTAACGCCGATGCGGACAAATATGTTCTGCATGACGGCCCCCCGTATGCAAACGGCCACATTCACATGGGCACAGCCATGAACAAGGTTCTTAAGGACATTATCGTAAAGTCCCGCAACCTTCAGGGCATGAAGGCCGAGTATGTTCCCGGTTGGGACTGTCACGGTCTGCCTATTGAGCACAAGGTAGAGCAGGAGCTTAAGAAAAAGAAAAAAGAACTGCCCACCACTGTTATCCGCAAACTCTGCCGTGAATATGCTGAAAAATTTGTCGGCATCCAGCGTAAGGAATTCAAACGCCTCGGAGTGTTGGGAAATTGGGAAGATCCATACCTGACCATGAAGCCCGAATACGAAGCTGCTACAGCACGTGAACTGGGACGTTTCATGGAAAAAGGTTCTGTTATCCGTGGTAAAAAGCCGATTCACTGGTGCTGCGACTGCCGCACCGCCCTGGCTGAAGCAGAAGTGGAATACGAGGATCACACCTCCCCTTCAATTTATGTACGCTTCCCATTGAATGATGAGAAGGTGCTGAAAGCATTTCCTGAAGATGCAGCAGCAAAGATGGACCTCGCACGTACATACGTATGTATCTGGACCACTACTCCCTGGACTATCCCTGACAACATGGCGGTAGCTGTTCACCCTGAATTTGAATACGTTGTTGCCGAAGTTAACGGTGATTTTTACGTTCTCGCGGAAAGACTGCTGCCCGTATGCGCTGAATCTTTCGGCTGGGAAAGCTGGAATGTATTAGGCTCAGTTGAAGGTGCTAAACTTGAAGGACTGGTTGCCAAGCATCCCATTTATGACCGCAAATCACCCATCGTACTGGCTGATTACGTAACTCTTGATTCCGGTACCGGTTGCGTTCACACTGCTCCCGGTCATGGTCGTGAAGACTTTGAAACCGGCCTCCGTTACGGTCTGGAAGTTTATTCTCCCATGAACAACAGCGGTGTTTTCCTCAAGGATGTAGAACATTTCGCCGGCCTGAATGTTTTCGAGGCCAATCCTAAAGTCATCGAAAAACTTCAGGAAGTGGGTAACCTGCTGGCTCAGGAAGAAATATCCCACTCCTACCCCCACTGCTGGCGCTGTAAAGAACCGGTTATCTTCCGTGCAACCACCCAGTGGTTTATCGGTATGGAAGAAAACGACCTGCGCGGCAAAGCCCTCAAAGCCATCAAAGATGATGTCGACTGGATTCCTGCCTGGGGTGAAAACCGTATCTACAGCATGGTTGAAAACCGCCCGGACTGGTGCATCTCCCGTCAGCGTAACTGGGGCGTGCCCATCATCGCCTTGATCTGTCAGGACTGCGATGAAGTATACAACGACCCCGAATGGGTTTTCTCCATAGTAGATGAATTTGAAAAGCATGAGCACGGCTGTGACTACTGGTTCGAGAAATCAATTGAAGAAATAGCTCCTGAAGGTCTTAAATGCCCCAAATGCGGCGGCAATCACTGGGCCAAAGAAGACGATATTCTTGATGTATGGTTCGATTCCGGAACCAGCTACGCCGCAGTTGTTGAAAAACGCAAGGAACACCGTTTCCCTGCTGATCTGTACCTTGAAGGTTCCGACCAGCATCGCGGATGGTTTCACAGCTCCCTGCTCGCTTCCGTTGGTACCCGCGGCGTTCCGCCCTACAAAACTGTTCTGACACACGGTTACGTTGTAGATAAAAACGGCCGCAAGATGTCAAAATCCATCGGAAACGTTATAGCTCCGCAGGAAATCATCGACCAGCACGGTGCTGAAATCCTGCGTATGTGGGTTTCCGCTGTGAACTATCAGGAAGATGTGCGCATCTCCGACGAAATCCTCAGCCGCATGGTTGATACCTATCGTCGAGTCCGTAACACATGCCGCTACATTCTCGGTAACCTGAACGGTTTCAATCCCGAGACTGACGCAGTCGCACCCGCGGACATGCTGCCTGTAGACCATTTCGCACTTGATCTGGTCACCCGTCAGCACGAGGTAATGCAGAAGGCTTATACCAACTTTGAATTCCACAAAGTTTACCATACCCTGCACAATCTCTGCACCACAGAGCTGTCTTCGTTCTATCTTGATATTATCAAAGACAGACTTTACGTGTCCGGCGAAAAGAGCCTTGAACGCCGCTCCGCACAGACAGTGCTCTGGCAGACCATGCTCATGCTGCTTAAAGACATGGCTCCCATCCTTTCCTTCACCGCAGAGGAAGCATATTCCCACATGCCTGAAGAGATTAAAGGTAATGCGGAAACCGTCTTCGCCATTCGTCCCGAACTGCTCAAAGCAGAAATCGACGACGCAGAGCGTAAAAGATGGGAACTGCTTATGGACGTTCGTACCGAAGTAACCAAGGCTATCGAGCCGCTTCGTCGTGAAAAGGTCATCGGTCACTCCCTTGATACCAATATCACCCTCTTTGCTAACGAAGAAATCGCCAAGGCGCTTGAAGGTATCGAACGCCGTGAATTCTTCATCGTTTCCGGTGTTGAAATCGCTCCTCTCGCCGATGCTCCTGAAGATGCGGTCAAGCCCGAAGAACTTGAAGGTCTTGCCGTCAAGGTTGAAAAGGCGCAGGGTGAAAAATGCAGCCGCTGCTGGAGATACGATACTCTCGGTTCCAATGCGGAACATCCCGAACTATGCCCGCGCTGTACTAAAGTGCTGGCCGGTTAA
- the lspA gene encoding signal peptidase II, with protein sequence MNKYFLAGSISLVTLILDQFTKIAVREKMALWASDVVIPGLFNLVHVVNKGAAFGFLNSADITWQRNFFIVITLIALVTIGVLLKSVENRDKFQIAGLGFILGGAIGNLIDRIRHHQVTDFLDFYYGTHHWPAFNVADIAICIGAFAMIISFYKTKQP encoded by the coding sequence ATGAACAAATATTTTTTAGCTGGATCAATTTCTCTTGTAACTTTGATTCTGGATCAGTTTACTAAAATTGCCGTTCGGGAAAAAATGGCGCTCTGGGCGTCTGATGTGGTTATTCCCGGATTATTTAATCTGGTTCATGTGGTGAATAAAGGTGCTGCCTTCGGTTTTCTGAACAGCGCGGACATTACATGGCAGCGCAATTTTTTTATCGTAATTACCCTGATTGCCTTGGTAACGATCGGTGTGTTGCTGAAATCTGTAGAAAATCGTGACAAATTCCAGATTGCAGGGCTTGGTTTTATACTGGGCGGAGCGATAGGAAATCTTATCGATCGCATCCGCCATCATCAAGTGACTGACTTTCTTGATTTTTATTACGGAACACATCACTGGCCGGCGTTTAATGTGGCGGATATCGCAATCTGCATCGGCGCTTTTGCCATGATCATATCTTTTTATAAAACTAAACAACCATGA
- the lgt gene encoding prolipoprotein diacylglyceryl transferase translates to MNPILFSIGTINIYAYSVYLTAGCLLGIGWATRAARLWKLDYKLAPVTGIISIVCGVIGARALYVALYPQEFVDNLSKTFYFWQGGLAFSGAIIFGSIGGMLYLNSKQQPLLDWLDCFVPGIALGQAVGRLGCFLAGCCYGRPTDLPWAVTFKNSASLAPLFQSLHPTQLYHSLAGLITFLILVVAGSRISTEGRITGLFLILFSAFRFIIEFFRAENRGELGPLGMPQLITLVFFAIGIYLLLIYKKRSD, encoded by the coding sequence ATGAACCCGATCCTGTTCAGCATAGGTACAATAAATATTTATGCCTACAGCGTATACCTGACGGCAGGCTGTCTGCTGGGTATAGGATGGGCTACACGTGCGGCGCGACTTTGGAAACTGGATTATAAACTTGCTCCTGTCACCGGGATAATATCCATTGTCTGCGGGGTGATCGGCGCACGGGCTCTTTATGTAGCGCTTTATCCGCAGGAATTTGTGGATAATTTAAGCAAAACTTTCTATTTCTGGCAGGGCGGTCTGGCCTTTTCCGGAGCAATTATTTTCGGTTCGATCGGCGGCATGCTCTATCTGAATTCAAAGCAGCAGCCACTTTTGGATTGGCTGGATTGTTTTGTTCCCGGCATTGCTCTCGGTCAGGCTGTTGGACGGCTGGGATGTTTTTTGGCCGGTTGCTGTTACGGCAGACCCACCGATCTTCCATGGGCGGTGACTTTTAAAAATTCCGCGTCACTTGCGCCGCTTTTCCAGTCCCTGCACCCAACCCAGCTTTATCATTCACTTGCCGGGCTGATAACTTTCCTGATTCTGGTTGTTGCCGGAAGCCGTATTAGTACGGAGGGCCGCATTACCGGGCTTTTTCTGATATTGTTTTCCGCCTTCAGATTTATTATTGAATTCTTCAGGGCGGAAAACCGGGGAGAACTAGGTCCCCTAGGCATGCCCCAGCTCATAACACTTGTCTTTTTCGCAATAGGTATATACCTGTTATTAATATACAAAAAAAGGAGCGACTAA
- a CDS encoding PLD nuclease N-terminal domain-containing protein: protein MFFGKIPTLPMETWIIILGSVGLFAVLTLFAIWDAFKREFPSNMEKVGWIQLSIFIPFFGCLAYFLFGRKRGEKYNEE from the coding sequence ATGTTCTTCGGCAAAATCCCTACCCTACCAATGGAAACCTGGATAATAATCCTAGGCAGTGTCGGTCTTTTTGCTGTCTTAACACTCTTCGCGATATGGGATGCCTTCAAAAGGGAGTTCCCATCAAACATGGAGAAAGTCGGCTGGATTCAGCTGTCAATTTTTATTCCATTTTTCGGCTGTTTGGCTTACTTTCTCTTTGGTAGAAAAAGGGGGGAAAAGTATAATGAAGAATAA
- the ybgF gene encoding tol-pal system protein YbgF — MKNNMKKSIIAALIAFPLATGLNGCVTASDMDKVRMELRQTRSQLNQKIDTLDQQTKADNTALREEIKKSSSPVQTQQANMYAEVNALKMQVAKLQGTVITMSDSLHRLDAEDSNGTVSLEDLTKRVENMRLALESQLAIDLGLIKAQPNKSKKTQAAIANATEAVGGITLVVAPEPKKAEPVDPAQALYDKGLDSFKASKYEAAIRDMAEFTKTFTKHKLVPNAIFWEGECYYQLKDYANAALKYQVVIAKHSKSNKYRPALLKQGLSLIKLGKTKSGRYILEDLIKKAPNSAEAKRAKTIIKNLK, encoded by the coding sequence ATGAAGAATAATATGAAGAAATCTATCATTGCAGCACTGATTGCCTTTCCTCTGGCAACAGGTTTAAATGGTTGTGTCACCGCATCCGATATGGATAAAGTCCGTATGGAGCTTCGCCAGACCAGATCGCAGCTGAATCAGAAAATAGATACTCTCGATCAGCAGACCAAAGCAGATAATACTGCCCTGCGTGAAGAAATAAAAAAATCAAGTTCTCCGGTACAGACCCAGCAGGCAAACATGTATGCTGAAGTAAATGCCCTGAAGATGCAGGTCGCTAAACTTCAGGGTACGGTTATTACCATGTCCGATTCTCTGCACAGGCTTGATGCCGAGGATAGCAACGGTACGGTTTCCCTTGAGGACCTTACTAAACGGGTCGAAAATATGCGTCTGGCCCTTGAAAGTCAGCTTGCAATCGACCTCGGACTTATCAAAGCTCAGCCTAACAAGAGTAAGAAAACACAGGCCGCTATCGCTAACGCCACAGAAGCTGTGGGCGGAATAACCTTGGTTGTGGCCCCTGAACCGAAAAAAGCTGAACCGGTTGATCCCGCACAAGCCCTATACGACAAGGGGTTAGATTCCTTTAAGGCCAGTAAATATGAAGCCGCAATCAGGGATATGGCGGAATTCACCAAGACTTTTACCAAACATAAACTTGTCCCTAACGCTATTTTCTGGGAAGGTGAATGTTACTACCAGCTCAAGGATTATGCTAATGCCGCCCTTAAATATCAGGTGGTCATTGCTAAACACTCAAAGAGCAATAAATACAGGCCAGCACTGCTTAAACAGGGACTTAGCCTGATCAAGCTGGGCAAAACAAAATCCGGACGCTACATTCTTGAAGATCTTATCAAGAAAGCCCCGAATTCAGCCGAAGCCAAGCGTGCCAAAACTATAATTAAAAACTTAAAATAA
- a CDS encoding 4Fe-4S binding protein produces the protein MSENKNFNKIIHLSFPPNSSSRPVVCNLGKLYNLSFNILKADINPRLEGSMTLEITGYEKDYHEGINYLKENGVKLIPVAQKIARDEESCMHCGMCLAMCPTGALSLSKDTRIVLFDPEKCTACGLCTKVCPVRAMEIDPQD, from the coding sequence ATGAGTGAAAACAAAAATTTTAACAAGATTATACATCTTTCTTTCCCTCCGAACAGCTCCAGCCGCCCTGTTGTGTGCAATCTGGGTAAGCTGTACAATCTCAGCTTCAATATTTTGAAGGCTGACATTAACCCCAGACTTGAAGGAAGCATGACCCTTGAAATTACCGGGTATGAAAAAGATTACCACGAGGGCATTAATTACCTTAAAGAAAATGGGGTTAAACTTATCCCCGTGGCCCAGAAGATCGCCCGGGATGAAGAGTCCTGTATGCATTGCGGCATGTGCCTCGCCATGTGCCCCACCGGTGCCCTTTCATTAAGTAAGGATACACGTATAGTGCTTTTCGATCCGGAAAAATGTACGGCCTGCGGTCTGTGTACCAAGGTCTGTCCGGTTCGCGCCATGGAAATAGATCCTCAGGATTAA
- a CDS encoding protein phosphatase CheZ has protein sequence MVQDDLIVREMMEKVSEDLSKSLKESITDAVQKEISKSMSQTLLEGEFYRRINIDLQNGLRDIYQEVAKAKKGPASHAETVVSVDSDPDQLFTEASDQLDAIMRTTEKATQDIMDILEKTQETQSALAKIIKAFESGGVKKEQRVELANINDTLGQDIMTIMTTLSFQDLTGQRIKIIIDTIKSVEKIVLDLYMSTGLKIKAREEAPEKSLEQLDQETENKMSELQGPTEKADQGDVDDLLASLGL, from the coding sequence GTGGTTCAGGATGATTTGATAGTGCGGGAGATGATGGAAAAGGTTTCCGAAGATTTGAGCAAAAGTCTTAAGGAAAGTATCACTGACGCAGTGCAAAAAGAAATCTCTAAAAGTATGTCCCAAACATTACTTGAAGGAGAATTCTACCGCAGAATCAACATTGACCTGCAAAACGGTCTCCGTGATATTTATCAGGAAGTTGCCAAAGCAAAAAAAGGTCCTGCCAGCCACGCAGAAACGGTTGTAAGTGTTGACTCTGATCCGGATCAGCTTTTTACCGAAGCTTCGGATCAGCTCGATGCCATTATGCGTACGACTGAAAAAGCCACGCAGGATATCATGGATATTCTTGAGAAAACTCAGGAAACTCAATCCGCACTTGCAAAAATAATCAAGGCTTTTGAATCCGGCGGTGTTAAAAAAGAACAAAGGGTCGAACTGGCTAACATTAATGATACTCTGGGGCAGGACATCATGACCATCATGACTACCCTCTCCTTTCAGGATCTCACCGGTCAGCGCATTAAGATTATTATCGATACGATCAAAAGTGTCGAAAAAATCGTTCTCGACCTTTACATGTCCACCGGACTTAAAATCAAAGCCCGTGAAGAAGCTCCTGAAAAATCTCTGGAACAGCTCGATCAGGAAACTGAAAATAAAATGAGCGAACTGCAAGGGCCCACTGAAAAGGCCGATCAGGGTGATGTTGACGATTTGCTGGCGTCACTCGGATTGTAA
- a CDS encoding tetratricopeptide repeat protein — protein sequence MNGTQIVDAFVAAPAVAWGWFWGLNLGLKSGVVCALVGIYQVITHVMGSLRKRETEAPSHNVEVNVNVPERIDSQTLAEQVYEDQRKDLKEAHQTIQSKDAEIKALRDVLDGLREPQETPKEDNFAAQAEAELAKGNTHLAKAFYKEEAEKNVKAGDDRYLKAAQAYRRLGFLDFMSNPKEAAKAYQKSLELDPNSAEAWNRLGQLHKLFGDMKEAEEAFSKVLQLKENDNEWKAIAYGNLGLIRDTQGDLKGAEEFYNKALEIDIEIGRKEGMAIRYANLGVIRYTQGDLEGAEEFYNKALKLHDQLGSKEGMAADYGNLGVIRDTQGDLEGAEEFYNKALEIGKELGSKERIAIQYGNLGSIRYTQGDLEEAEELHNKALKLHDQLGSKEGMAADYGNLGIIRKTQGDLEGAEELYNKALEIDIEIGSKEGMAADYGNLGLIRKTQGKLQEAREFWGKSLDLYTQIGATPMIEKVQGWLDELDSNEDS from the coding sequence ATGAATGGTACTCAGATAGTTGATGCATTTGTGGCTGCGCCGGCTGTTGCGTGGGGGTGGTTTTGGGGATTGAATCTTGGCTTGAAATCTGGTGTTGTTTGTGCGTTGGTCGGTATCTACCAAGTTATAACCCATGTTATGGGGAGTTTGAGAAAAAGGGAAACCGAAGCCCCTTCGCATAATGTTGAGGTGAACGTAAATGTCCCTGAACGAATAGATTCACAGACACTTGCTGAACAAGTTTATGAAGATCAGCGAAAAGACTTGAAAGAAGCCCATCAGACCATTCAATCTAAAGATGCAGAAATTAAAGCCCTCAGAGATGTTCTCGACGGTTTGCGTGAGCCTCAAGAAACACCTAAAGAAGATAATTTTGCTGCACAAGCTGAAGCGGAACTGGCAAAAGGTAATACTCATTTAGCCAAGGCTTTTTATAAAGAAGAAGCGGAAAAAAATGTTAAGGCCGGTGATGATAGGTACCTGAAAGCAGCGCAAGCATACCGGCGTTTGGGTTTTTTGGATTTCATGTCCAATCCTAAAGAAGCAGCAAAAGCATATCAAAAGTCTCTTGAACTTGATCCGAATAGCGCAGAAGCATGGAATAGATTGGGACAATTGCATAAATTATTTGGGGATATGAAGGAAGCTGAAGAAGCATTTAGTAAAGTCTTACAGCTCAAAGAAAATGATAACGAATGGAAAGCGATAGCTTACGGCAACCTCGGCTTAATTCGGGATACGCAGGGTGATCTGAAGGGGGCCGAAGAGTTTTATAACAAGGCACTGGAAATAGATATAGAAATTGGCAGAAAAGAAGGAATGGCTATCAGATACGCTAACCTCGGCGTAATTCGTTATACGCAGGGTGATCTGGAGGGGGCCGAAGAGTTTTATAACAAGGCGTTAAAGTTACATGATCAGCTAGGCAGTAAAGAAGGAATGGCTGCTGATTACGGGAACCTCGGCGTAATTCGGGATACGCAGGGTGATCTGGAGGGGGCCGAAGAGTTTTATAACAAGGCACTTGAAATTGGTAAAGAATTGGGGAGTAAAGAACGTATCGCCATCCAATACGGCAACCTCGGCTCAATTCGTTATACGCAGGGTGATCTGGAGGAGGCCGAAGAGCTTCATAACAAGGCGTTAAAATTACATGATCAGCTAGGCAGTAAAGAAGGAATGGCTGCGGACTACGGCAACCTCGGCATAATTCGTAAAACGCAAGGTGATCTGGAGGGAGCCGAAGAATTGTATAACAAGGCACTGGAAATAGATATAGAAATTGGCAGTAAAGAAGGAATGGCTGCGGATTACGGCAACCTCGGCTTAATTCGTAAAACGCAAGGTAAGTTACAAGAAGCCAGAGAATTTTGGGGAAAATCTCTTGATCTATACACCCAGATCGGTGCGACTCCAATGATAGAAAAGGTGCAGGGCTGGCTGGACGAACTGGATTCCAACGAAGACAGTTAG
- a CDS encoding Na+/H+ antiporter NhaC family protein, whose product MKQEANGLALAPLALFLIIFIGTGAFLTINGTSMAFYQLSATVAILPAIAWAVWMGRAKLNDKINIFLRGAGEPGIITMCMIYLLAGGFASVAKSIGGVESTVNLGLSIVPASMVLPGLFVIAAFIATAMGTSMGTIAAIAPIAVGVAGKTDISSALLMGAVVGGAMFGDNLSMISDTTIAATRTQGCQMSDKFKMNFLIALPAALITVVILYMAGEGGQVVADGGYSLLKVLPYITILVMAVLGVNVFVVLGAGIVFTGIVGFFSMESFGLLAFSQDIYKGFTGMQEILVLSLLVGGLGELIKFHGGITYIINFIGKMTKGTKSTKAGEFSISALSVLSDLCTANNTVAIILTGGMAKEIAESHNVDPRRSASLLDIFSCVVQGLIPYGAQILLAGSISELSPLEIIGNMHYCYILAVMAVLSILTGFPRIKK is encoded by the coding sequence ATGAAACAGGAAGCAAACGGTTTGGCGCTGGCGCCATTGGCCCTATTTTTGATTATTTTTATTGGGACTGGCGCGTTCCTTACTATAAACGGAACCAGCATGGCCTTTTATCAGCTGTCCGCAACGGTCGCCATTCTGCCTGCGATCGCATGGGCTGTTTGGATGGGCCGTGCGAAGCTGAATGACAAAATTAATATTTTCCTACGCGGCGCGGGTGAACCGGGCATCATCACCATGTGCATGATTTATCTGCTGGCGGGTGGATTCGCATCAGTTGCGAAATCTATCGGTGGGGTGGAATCCACAGTAAATCTTGGACTTTCCATCGTGCCGGCCTCAATGGTTCTGCCCGGCCTGTTTGTGATTGCGGCTTTTATCGCTACCGCCATGGGTACTTCCATGGGCACCATTGCCGCCATTGCTCCTATCGCTGTTGGTGTTGCCGGGAAAACGGATATTTCCTCCGCTTTGCTCATGGGCGCTGTTGTCGGCGGGGCAATGTTCGGGGATAACCTCTCCATGATTTCAGATACCACCATCGCCGCGACCCGTACTCAGGGTTGTCAGATGAGTGATAAGTTTAAAATGAACTTTCTAATCGCTTTGCCAGCCGCACTGATCACCGTAGTAATCCTCTACATGGCGGGCGAGGGCGGTCAGGTTGTTGCGGACGGCGGTTACAGTCTGCTCAAAGTACTGCCTTACATAACGATTCTGGTTATGGCTGTTCTTGGAGTTAATGTCTTTGTTGTTCTGGGTGCCGGTATCGTCTTTACTGGAATAGTAGGATTTTTCTCCATGGAGAGCTTCGGTCTGCTGGCTTTTTCTCAGGACATTTACAAAGGATTCACCGGAATGCAGGAGATCCTCGTGCTGTCCCTGCTGGTCGGCGGTCTGGGTGAGCTGATCAAATTTCATGGCGGCATCACCTACATAATCAACTTCATCGGTAAAATGACCAAGGGCACCAAGTCCACCAAAGCCGGGGAGTTCAGCATCAGTGCTCTTTCCGTATTGTCGGATCTTTGTACCGCGAACAATACCGTAGCCATCATCCTGACCGGGGGCATGGCCAAGGAAATAGCTGAAAGCCATAATGTAGATCCCCGCAGGAGTGCAAGTTTACTGGATATATTTTCCTGCGTAGTGCAGGGGCTAATTCCTTACGGAGCGCAGATATTACTGGCCGGTTCCATCTCCGAACTTTCACCGCTGGAGATCATCGGTAACATGCATTATTGCTACATCCTCGCCGTAATGGCAGTGCTCAGCATACTGACCGGTTTTCCCCGGATTAAGAAATAA
- the purT gene encoding formate-dependent phosphoribosylglycinamide formyltransferase, whose translation MITLGTAGTASARKMMLLGGGELGKEVVIEAQRLGVEVIVVDRYENTPAMQVAHRNYVISMLDAKELRRVVETEKPDFIVPEIEAIATETLLELEKEGFNVVPTARATRLTMDREGIRRLAAEEVGLKTSPYKFADTKEEYLAALKEVGIPCVIKPVMSSSGKGQSTVKSEADIDRAWDYSQSGGRTGEGRIIVESFVDFDYEITLLTVRHAGGTSYCAPIGHRQDDGDYRESWQPQPMSDAALAKAQDYALKITDALGGRGIFGVELFVKDDEIIFSEVSPRPHDTGLVTVISQDMSEFALHVRAILGLPVPAIRQYGPAASSVILSNGKSDAPGFANVDKALKEADTKVLLFGKGECDGVRRLGVALALGSDVEDAKDRAIRASSAVEITY comes from the coding sequence ATGATCACTCTCGGAACAGCCGGAACCGCTTCCGCACGTAAAATGATGCTGCTCGGCGGCGGTGAGCTAGGTAAAGAGGTTGTCATCGAAGCCCAGCGTCTCGGCGTTGAGGTAATTGTCGTAGACAGGTATGAAAATACCCCTGCCATGCAGGTCGCCCATCGCAATTATGTAATTTCAATGCTTGATGCAAAGGAATTGCGTCGTGTGGTCGAGACTGAAAAACCGGACTTTATTGTCCCGGAAATTGAAGCGATCGCTACTGAAACCCTGCTCGAGCTGGAAAAAGAAGGTTTCAATGTCGTTCCTACCGCCCGCGCTACCCGTTTGACCATGGACCGTGAAGGTATCAGGCGTCTTGCTGCTGAAGAAGTGGGCCTTAAAACTTCCCCCTACAAATTTGCCGATACCAAGGAAGAATACCTCGCTGCCTTGAAAGAAGTGGGTATTCCCTGCGTGATCAAGCCGGTCATGAGTTCTTCGGGTAAAGGTCAAAGCACCGTTAAATCTGAAGCGGATATCGACCGTGCATGGGATTATTCCCAGTCCGGCGGACGGACCGGGGAAGGGCGCATCATTGTGGAAAGCTTTGTGGATTTCGATTATGAAATCACACTGCTCACAGTGCGCCATGCCGGCGGAACTTCTTATTGCGCGCCCATCGGGCACCGTCAGGATGACGGAGATTACCGCGAATCGTGGCAGCCGCAACCCATGAGCGATGCAGCCCTTGCCAAAGCTCAGGATTATGCCCTTAAAATTACCGATGCCCTTGGCGGCAGAGGAATTTTCGGTGTGGAGCTGTTCGTAAAAGATGATGAGATAATTTTCAGTGAAGTTTCGCCGCGCCCGCACGATACAGGTCTTGTGACTGTGATCTCACAGGATATGAGCGAATTCGCGCTGCATGTGCGTGCTATTCTCGGCCTGCCGGTTCCAGCCATTCGTCAATACGGCCCTGCGGCCTCCAGCGTAATCCTTTCCAACGGTAAATCCGATGCTCCGGGTTTTGCGAATGTGGATAAAGCCCTCAAAGAAGCGGACACAAAAGTTCTCCTTTTCGGCAAAGGGGAGTGTGACGGGGTGCGCCGCCTTGGAGTCGCACTTGCCTTGGGCTCTGATGTAGAGGATGCCAAAGACCGGGCGATCCGCGCTTCTTCCGCTGTAGAGATTACCTACTAA